Within Acidobacteriota bacterium, the genomic segment CGGGTCGCGTACAGGCGGCGTCGAGATCGATCGTGATGCGCGGCGAGCCCACGAACGTGCCGGCGAAACCGCCGCCCAGGACGAGCGTCCCGAAGTCAGTCAGGCCCGGGCGCCGAAACCGGGCACGGGCGGGCTGCCGCGGACGTTCGCTATACTGAGCGGATGTCTTCGTCGCTCCCGAGCTCGCAGGAGGTCGCCAACCCGCTTCGCCGGAACGTCGCCATCATCGCGCACGTCGACCACGGCAAGACCACGCTCGTGGACGCCCTGCTCCACCAGAGCGGGATCTTCCGCGCGAACGAGCGCGTCGACGAGCGCGTCATGGACTCGAACGAGCTCGAGCGCGAGCGCGGCATCACGATCCTCGCGAAGAACACCGCCGTCCACTACGAGGGGCACCTCATCAACATCGTGGACACGCCGGGCCACGCCGACTTCGGCGGTGAGGTCGAACGGACGCTCTCGATGGTGGACGGCGTGATGCTGCTCGTGGACGCGTCCGAGGGTCCGCTGCCGCAGACGCGGTTCGTGCTGAGGAAGGCCCTCGAGCGCGGCCTCCCGCCCATCGTCGTCGTCAACAAGATCGATCGGGGCGATGCGCGCCCGAAGGCGGTGCTCGACGAGGTGTACGACCTCTTCATCGATCTCGACGCCACGGTCGACCAGCTCGAGTTTCCGGTGCTGTTCACGAACGCCCGCGCCGGCACTGCGACGACCGACCTCGAGCAGCCTGGCGCCGACCTGCGGCCGCTCTTCGACGCCGTCCTGACGCACACGCCGCCGCCGCGCGGCTCGGCGTCGAAGCCGCTCCAGGTGCTCGTCGCGAATCTCGACGCGAGCGACTATCTCGGCCGGCTCGCCATCGGCCGCATCTTCAACGGCACGGTGAAGGTCGGCGATCCGATCGGCGTCTGCAAGCTGGACGGCTCGGTCAGGCGCACCACCGTCACGAAGCTGTACACGTTCGAGGGGCTGAAGCGCGTCGAGGCGATCGCGGCGGCCGCCGGCGACATCATCTGCCTCGCCGGCATCGAGGACATCATGATCGGCGAAACGATCAGCGAGGCCGAACAGCCGGTGCCGCTGCCGACGATCGCGGTCGACGAGCCGACCGTGTCGATGATCTTCGGCGTGAACACGTCGCCGTTCGCGGGCCGCGACGGCCGGTTCGTCACGTCGCGGCAGATCAAGGACCGCCTGGATCGCGAGCTCGTCGGCAACGTCTCCATCCGCGTCGAGCCGACCGACCTGCCCGAGCAGTTCAAGGTCTTCGGGCGGGGCGAGCTGCAACTGTCGATTCTGATCGAGATGATGCGCCGCGAAGGCTACGAGCTGCAGGTCTCGCGGCCCGAGATCGTGACGCGGGAGATCGACGGCGCGCGGATGGAGCCGGTGGAGGACCTCGTCATCGACGTCGCCGAGGAGTTCCAGGGCGTCGTGATCGCGCAGGTCGGCCAGCGCCGCGGGATGATGACGCGGATGGTGAACCACGGGAGCGGGCGCGTGCGGCTCGAGTTCCGGATTCCGGCGCGCGGCCTCATCGGCTTCCGCGCGCTCTTCCTCACCGAGACGCGCGGCACCGGCATCATGAACCATCTGCTCCACGGCTGGGAGCCGTGGCACGGCCCGATTCCCGCGCGGGCGAACGGCGCGCTCGTCGCCGACCGGCCCGGCAAGGCCACGGCCTATGCGATCGCCAACCTGCAGGAACGCGGCGAGATGTTCATCGAGCCGGCGGTCGAGGTCTACGAGGGGATGATCGCCGGCGAGAACTCGCGGCCGAACGACCTCGACGTGAACATCACCAAGGAGAAGAAGCAGACGAACATGCGGGCGTCGACGGCCGACGAGGCCATCCGCCTCATCCCGCCGCGCCAGATGGGGCTCGAACAGGCGATCGAGTTCATCAACGACGACGAGCTCGTCGAGATCACGCCGGGGAACATCCGGCTGCGCAAGCGCGTGCTCGCCGCGAACATGCGTCCGAGGCGCGCCGAGTAGAGCTTCGACACGTGCCCTCCGCGCGCGCCTGAGCAGGCGCGCGGTGCCGCCGCTTACAGGACGCGCCCTCCTTGGGGCGAGGCGCTCGTCACTTCAGGATCAGGAACGACTCGCGCAGCACCGTACCGAGTTTCTGGCTGTCGCCGTCACAGCCGGCCCCTCCGCTCTGGCCACAACTGACCGAGACGGCAGTCTGACCATCAACTCGCAGGTTGTACCCGAACGACCACGAACCTGCTCCGTTGACGACCTCGACCTCGACGAGATTCAGACCGGGTTGGAGCAGCGTCGCCAACTCGAAGCTTCGGGAGCCCGTCTCTTCTGCGAGAAGCTGCCCGTTGACTCTCAAGGTCTGCATTTCGTCCACGTTGAAGAACTCAAGCTTCGTGTGACCGCCCGCATGGATGACGCGCGGCACGCGGAAGACCTTGGACGAGCCCGACTCCTGCAGATAGACTCGGCCGTCCGCTGCTACCTCGAGGTGGCAATTGTTCTCGCAGAAGCCGGACGTGTTCAGCTTGGCGAGAATCGAACCGCTGCGCGCGTCCAGAATCGCAACCTTCTGCTTCAGTCCGTCGGCCCGATCAAGGACCAGCATGTAGATCGTATCGCCTTGGCTCCCGATTGAGTCACCGTTGAACTGGAGGCTCCCCTGCGTCCACACCGTGCCGTTCACCAGGTTGACTCCGGTAAGGGTTCCAGGTGTTCCGAAAAGGTCGGGACGGGACAGTCCGATGAGTCGATCGCCATGGACAGTGTAGATGGAGAAGCTCACGCCGGCCACCGTCGCGAGCGCGGTCGTCTGGCAGTTCGCGTCGGTCCTGTAGATGGTCGTCCCGTCGGTGGTGAAGATTCCTTCTGTCGAACTGAACCGCACGAAGTCCGGCAGAGAGCTCGAACAGGCGGGCGCCAAGGTTTCGCGATCGTAGCGGGTGAGGCTCAGGCCGTTGACGAGATAGGGGTGGCCACCCGCGCCTCGATACCACGTGCCGACGGTGCCGGGTAGGAGCAGCGACGGCGACCCGTTCCGATCGAACACCGTTGCCCCGAACTCGGCTCCGGGGAACGCTGGCGCGGTGGTCACGAACACGTTCCCGGTCGTTTCGTCCACCAGCAGACGGCCGGTGAACCGATCGCCGACGGCCGCCTGTGGCCAGTTGCCGAACATGGCGCCGGACCGATACCCGCCGACGTGAATGCGCGAGGTCTGCAGGAATACGTCGTCGTCGGCCCCCGGCGTGATGATCAGCGGCGCCTGGAAGTCGCCCCCAAACCCCGACGCCCCCTCAGTTTCTCCCTCGGTCGCCTCCCAGTTCACGGACCCGTAGGGACTCAGCGACAGAA encodes:
- the typA gene encoding translational GTPase TypA, with the translated sequence MSSSLPSSQEVANPLRRNVAIIAHVDHGKTTLVDALLHQSGIFRANERVDERVMDSNELERERGITILAKNTAVHYEGHLINIVDTPGHADFGGEVERTLSMVDGVMLLVDASEGPLPQTRFVLRKALERGLPPIVVVNKIDRGDARPKAVLDEVYDLFIDLDATVDQLEFPVLFTNARAGTATTDLEQPGADLRPLFDAVLTHTPPPRGSASKPLQVLVANLDASDYLGRLAIGRIFNGTVKVGDPIGVCKLDGSVRRTTVTKLYTFEGLKRVEAIAAAAGDIICLAGIEDIMIGETISEAEQPVPLPTIAVDEPTVSMIFGVNTSPFAGRDGRFVTSRQIKDRLDRELVGNVSIRVEPTDLPEQFKVFGRGELQLSILIEMMRREGYELQVSRPEIVTREIDGARMEPVEDLVIDVAEEFQGVVIAQVGQRRGMMTRMVNHGSGRVRLEFRIPARGLIGFRALFLTETRGTGIMNHLLHGWEPWHGPIPARANGALVADRPGKATAYAIANLQERGEMFIEPAVEVYEGMIAGENSRPNDLDVNITKEKKQTNMRASTADEAIRLIPPRQMGLEQAIEFINDDELVEITPGNIRLRKRVLAANMRPRRAE